The following DNA comes from Phytohabitans rumicis.
GCGTGGTCCAGGTTGGAGCCGATGACGATCACGGCGGCGCACCGGTGGCCGAGCAGCTCCTCGACCGCCTGGTTGGTGCTGCGCGTGGCGGTCTGCGCGCTCAGGATGACGTCGTATCCGCGGGCCGCGGCCGCCGGGTAGATGTGCTCGACGATTTCCAGCTCGGTGGAGTGGGCGGGCGCGAAGATGACGCCGAGGTCGGCGCTGCGCGCCCGCCGCAGCGACCGGGCGCCGACGTGCGGGCTGAAGCCGAGCTGCCGGGCGGCTTCCCGGACCCGTCGCCGGGTCTCCTCGCTGGCACCCGGTGCGTCCCGCAGCACCAGGGAGACCAGCTGCCGGGAAACGCCGAGATGCGCCGCGATGTCGGCCATCGTCGGCTGGCGCCGGCCTCCGTCGGCCGATTCGGCGTTGTCGCTGCCCATAGCCCTAGCAGATTAGCTCGTCGATGGTCTTCCTCATGAACGTTGCCGACTCCCGGGCACGGTCTTCCCAGGCGAACACGCACGAGGTCATGACGTTGTCCGCGCCGTCGGCGAAGCCGAGCCGGTCCAGCGTCCCGAAGAACGCCGCCCAGTCGACCTCTCCCTGCCCGATGTCCAGATGCTGATGGACACGCGCGGTCGAACCGGGCGGGTTGACGATGTACCGCAGCCCCGACGACGCGGTGTGGTCGAACGAGTCCGCCAGATGCAGGTGCGTCATCAGCGGCCCGGCGTGCTCCATGATCTGGACCAGGTTGCCGCCCATGTGGAACGTGTGCGGCGCGCAGTACAGGAAGGACACCAGCGGCGAGTTGATCCCCCGCACCATGTCCACCGCGACCAACCCGTCCTCCACGAAGTCGTCCGGATGCGGCTCCAGCCGCAACTGCACGCCCTCCCGCTCGAAGTGCGGCAGCAGCTCCTCCATCGACCGCCAGAACATGCCCTCGCTGCGGCTGGCCTGCTCCGGCCGGCCGTTGAACTCCGAGTTCATTACCCGGCAGTCCAGGTCCACGGTGATCTGGATGGCCCGCTTCCAGTACCGCACCGCGGCCTGCCGCTCCTCCTCGTCCGGCCCGGACCACCGGTACAACGGCAGGTGCGAGGCGATCCGCACACCGGCCGCGTCCAACGCCTTCTTGAACGCCCGGACGGTGCCGTCGTCCGCGCGGGGTGCAGGAAGAACGGGGTGAAGTCGTCGCGCGGCGAGAGCTCGATGTACTCGTACCCCAGGTCCGCCACCAACGCGGGAAGCTCCAGCAGCGGCGTCGTCCGGAACATGTACGGGTCAAGTGCGATCTTCATGGGTGCTGGCCTCCGGCGTAGATGGCGGGCTTCTCGATCAGGTCCACCGCGACCCGCTCACCGCTGTGCAGCGCGTCCACCGCGGCGTCGCAGACCACCTGGGCCGCGTAGCCGTCCCAGGAGCTCGGTCCGGTCGCGCCGGCGCCGGCGGAGACGGCGTTGATCCAGTCTTGGAGTTCGCTGTCGTAGGCGTCGATGAAGCGCTCGCGCCAGTCCTGCGGCACCGCGCCGGACGCGGTGCCCCCGCGGCGCAGGACGACCTGCCCCCGGTCGGCGAGCGCGGCCGTGCCGTCCTCCCCGACCACCTCGCCGCGGATGTCGTAGCCGTAGCGGATGTTCACCGAGGTCTCGACGCTGACCAGCACGCCCGAGGTGGTTTCGAGGATCATGAGCAGCGGGTCCTGGAGGTCGCCGCCGTGGCGGTTGCGCCGGGGCGCGAGCACCTGGACGCCGGTGAACTCCTCCGCGAGCAGCCACCGCGCGACGTCGAAGTCGTGGACCGCGGTGTCCACGATCGCCATGTCGGTGGTGTAGGAGTCCGGCACGCCGGGGTTGCGGTGCCCGGAGTAGTACATCAGCGGCGCACCGATGGTGCCGGCTTCGATGACGTTCTTCAGCCCGCGGTACGCGTCGTCGTACCGTCGCATGAAGCCGACCTGCACCAGCCGGCGGCCGGCGGCGACCTCCGCGTCGATGATGTTCCGGCAGGCCCGCTGGGTGGTGGCCAGCGGCTTCTCGCAGAAGACCGGCTTGCCGGCGGCGATGCCGGCCAGCACGTACTCCTCGTGGGTGGGTCCCCACGAGGTGACGAGGACGGCGTCGACGTTCTCGTTCCCGATCACGTCCTGACCGGTGGCGTGCACGGTGGCGTCCTTCAGCCCGGCCGCGACCTGCTGCGCCAGGTCGGCGCTGAGGTCCGTGACCGCGGTGACGTCCGCGCCCGACAGGACCTGGGTGATCCGGCGGATGTGGTCCTGGCCGATCATGCCGGTGCCGACGACTCCGACTCGTACGCTCCCGCTCATAGGTTCCCTTTCTCAGTAAGGCCAGCGGCGGACCGGGCCGAGCCCACAGCCGACGTAGTAGCCGGCGGTGCGGGCCCCGATCGGCAGCGGGATGTGCGGCTCGACCGGGTAGAGGTCCTGCTCGATGACGGCGAAGAGCTCGCGGTCGAGCCGGCCCAGGGCGTCGAGCAGCGGCGGCATGTCGGGCTCGCCGTACGGCGGCTCGCACATCACGCCGAGCTTGACCGCGTCCGACAGCGGCAGGTTCTCGGCCAGCGCGCGGGCGCGCACCACGGGATCGACCTGCTTGAGGTGTACGTAGGTGATCCGCTCGGGGAACCGTTCGATGATCTCGATGTTGTCGCCCTCGCAGTAGGCGACGTGGCCGGTGTCCAGGCAGAGGTTGACCAGTGCCGGGTCGGTGTCGCTCAGGAAGCGCTCGATCCGGACCTGGGTGTCGACGTGGGTGTCCACGTGCGGGTGGAAGACCAGCTTGACGCCGTACTGCTCGTAGATGACCTTCGCGAGCACGTCGGTACCGGTGACCAGGTTCGTCCACTGCTCAGGGTCGATGTCCCCGGCCTGCGTCGCCGCACCGGTGCGCATGTCGGTGTACTGCTCGGGCAGGTGGACCAGGTACTCGGCGCCGAGCGCGGCCAGCAGGCGGGCCTCCTGGCTGAAGGCGACGATCGCCGCCGCCAGCGCCTCCTTGCCCTTGTGCAGGCCGGCGAACACGGTGCCGCCGCAGACGGTGAGCCCGCGCGCCGCCAGTTCCTCCTTGAGCCGTACGGGGTCCTGGGGCAGGAATCCCTGCGGGCCGAGCTCGGTGTGGACATAGCCCACGCGGGCGATCTCGTCCAGGTACGCGTCCCACGTCACCTGGTGCGGATCGCTGGGGAACCACACTCCCCAGGAGTCGGGCGCGGTGCCGAGCCGCAGCTTCGACAGATCGGTCATAGCGGTTTGCCCTCCCGGTGACGCCGTACGCCTTCCGCCCCCTCGACCACGGCCGCGGTGAGCTCCTCGACGCTGGTCTCGTCGCGCCGGACGTCGAGGATCTTGCGGCCGTGGTTCATGACGATGTGCCGGTCGCAGACCTTGTACGCGTGGTGCAGGTTGTGGGTGACCAGCAGCGAGCTGACCCCTTCCGCCTTCAGCGCCACCAGGTAGCTCAGCAGCGCCTCGGTGGCCCGGACGGCGAGCGCGCTGGTCGGCTCGTCGAGGATCAGCAGGGAGCGCTTGAAGTGGACGGCGCGGGCGATGGCGACCGCCTGGGCCTGGCCGCCGGACAGCGAACCGACGAGCTGCTTGGCGCTCTTGATGCCCTCGATGCTGACGACGCTGTCGAGGATCTCGGTGGCGATCTCGTCCATCTTCTTGAGCTTGAGAAAGCCGAGGCGGTTGGTCAGCTCCCGCCCCGCGAAGATGTTGCGGGTGATGCTCATCGTGGGCACGAGTGCGGAGTCCTGGAAGATGGTCTCCACGCCTCGGCGTTCGGTCTCCGGCCGGGTCACGCGGCCGAGTTCCTCGCCGTCCCAGTAGTAGCTGCCGGAGCTCATCGACAGGACACCAGACATGATCTTGACGAGCGTCGACTTGCCGGCGCCGTTGTCGCCGAGCAGGCCGACGACCTCACCGCGGCCGATCTCGATGGACACGTCGTCGAGTACGGTGTTCGGACCGTACCTCTTGCTCACGCCCTGAAGCGCCAGGAGTGCGGGCATGGTCACGTCGCCTTGCCTTCCATGAGCTTGTTGAAGACCGCGGCGATCACGATGCTGACGCCGACGAAGAGCTGCACGTAGAAGCCGGGTGCCTTGCCGATGATCAGGCCGTTCTCGATGGTGCGGATCAGCGCCGCCCCGACGATCATTCCGAAGATCGTGCCCTTGCCACCCGTGAGCGAGCAGCTGCCCACCACGGCGGCCGCGATGGCCAGCAGGGTGTACTCCTCCGTCGTCGCCGGCTGCATGCCCGAGGTACGAACGGCGATGAGGACCGAGGCGGTGCCGGTCATCAGTCCCATGAACGCGAACGCCTGCAGCTTGACCACGTTCGGTTTGATCGAGACCGCCTTCGCGGCCGCGACGTTGCCGCCGACGGCGTATATCTTGTTGCCCAGGCGGTGGCGGTGCAGCAGGAACCACGCGGCGACGCCGATCAGGAGCAGCCAGACGATCTGTGACCGGAAGTAGCCGTAGTCGCCGGCGAAGAGCGATACGAGCGTGTCGGTCCGCACCCCCGGGGCGAAGACGGCGGGGGTCAGCCCGTTGACGAAGATGCTGGCGCCGGTCCAGAAGAACGCCATGCCGAGCGTCGCGATGAACGAGGGGATCCCGGTCAGGACGACGATGAGCCCGTTGACCACGGCGATGGCCACCGCGCTCGCCACGGCCGCGACGAAGGCGATCGGCCAGCCGTACTCGTTGGCGGTCCGGATGAAGACGACCGCGGACAGTCCGATGACGGCTCCGATCGAGAGGTCGAACTCCCCCGCGATCATCAGCACGCCCGCCCCGATGGCCAGAATCCCCAGCACCGGGATGCTCTGGGAGAGCACGCCGGAGAGGTTGTTCTCGTTGAGGAACGGAAACTCCGCCGGGCTGACGAGCGCCGCCGTGACGAACGCCAGCAGGATGGCGCCGTACACGATGCTGATTTCGAGCGCGCCTCGCCCGCGCAGGTAGTAGGCGTTCTCTTTGAGCCGCCCAAGGGTGATGGTCATCGCGTTCTCACATTTCTTGTCGTGGGCAGTGGAGTGGGCCGGCCGAGGCAAGGGCCGGCCCGCTCCCGCACTCGCGGTGCGCTACCAGCGCACGCCCTGGAGGTCGGACTTCTCCAAGAGCTCCACATTGGACTTGTCGATCAGCGAGTTGCCACCGGAGTTGATGTTCGCCGGCGACAGGCCGAAGTCGAGGAACAGCGCGGCCTGCATCACGGTCTGGAAACCCTGGATGTAGCCCTGCTGGTCGGCGGTGGCGATGATCCGCCCGGACTTGATGCCCTCGATCACCTGCGGCGAGGTGTCGAAGCCGACGATGGGGGCCTTCACCCCGGCCGCGTCCTCCGCCGCGACGAGGTTCCGGTGCGGCGTACCGCCGAGGGGGACGACGGCCTTGACGTCCTTGTTGGCGCCCAGCCACGTGGTCAGCGCGTTGAGCGCCTGCTCGTCGGCGCCGGACGTGCGCAGGTAGGTGCACTTCACGCCGGCCTGCTTCAGCACCGACTCGACCCCGCCGCCGCGCTGGATGGCGTACTGCTGCTGCGGCTCCTCGGCCGGGCACAGGACCTTGTCGCCCGCCTGGAGACTGACCTCCTTGACCAGCCGCTCCCCGACGAGCGCACCGACCTCGAAGAAGTTCTGTCCCACGAATGCCTTGACACAGCTCTTCGCCGCATCGGCCGGCGGGACGTTGAACGCGAACACCGCGATGCCGGCCTTGTCCGCCTCACAAGCCGCGTTCTCCCACGCCGGGTCGTTGAACGGGACGAACACCGCCGCCGGCTTGGTCGCGATCGCCGCACCGATGAGGTCGGTCATCTTGCCCGTATCGCCCTCGGCGGTCTGATCCGTGATGGTCAGGCGCCCCAGCTGCGCGGCGTCCTTCGCGCCGCTGACCATCTGGTTCCAGAAGGCGTCGGCACTCGGGTTGTAGAACGTGAAGAAGTAGGCCGCGCGGTTCTGCGCGCGGCTGCCGAGGCCGTCCTTGAGGCCCGTCCCGTCGGCGCTTTCAGCGGTGTCGGAGCAGGCGCTGGCGAGCAACAGGAGGGCCGCGGTACCAACGCCGGCGGCGACCCGGCGCCACCGGCTGCGAGAAGTAGTCACATGAGGCAAGAGGTTCACTTCCTCTCGGGGAGCGCGCCTGGTGGCGCTCGCCACATGTAACTAGCACGTGCTAGTCTTTGTCAACACTTTGTTAAGACAAAGAACCAGGGCGGCGATCACGAGATGTAGTGCAAGATCACATTGTGTACGTGGTGCGCCTTCTGCGCGCCGCGGAACTCCACCTCGTACGTGTGCGTGCCCACGTTGATCGCGATTGCGCCGGTGGAGAAGAACTCGCCGCCCCACGACTTGTTGCTCACCACGCTCACGCTCGTGATCTTCGAGTACGGGATGCTGGTGATCGCGAACTTCTTACCCATGAACGACTTGTCCTGGATGATCACACGCCGCGTCGTCAGGCCGATGAAGCCGGTCCCCGTGCCGACCGCGTCGTACACCGCGATGACATCCTCGCCGTCCAGCAAGCCGCTCTGGATCTGTCGAAGCTGCTCGCGCCGATCGTGGATAACCTGCTGCGCCATGAGATCCACGGTAACGGCGCACCGCCAACCCCGCCCGTTAGTCAGGTCGAGGGGGTGGGGGCCGCGTTGACAGCTGCGACAAGTCCGTCGAGTTGGCCGCGGATTCGAGCGGCGGTGAGGTGGTCGAAGTAGTCGCGGGAGCTGACAATCTCGCCGTCGCGCACGCGGAGCACGAAGATGCCGGGCAGAACGAACGGCTCGCCAGTGTCGGCGACGGTGCCCTGATACTCGAACTCGGCGACGATGACCTCAGGGTCGGCGGTCTCGTGGATGGTGATGTTGGCCGCCCGGCGGTGCAGCCGAGGACTGGCGCCGGTTGGCCGGAAGTGCTCGCGAAGCTCGTCGCGGGTACGCAACGCCGGGGCGCGACGCGGGTCGAACGGGTGCATGACATGGGTCTGCTCCGCGTATAACCAGGGAAGCTCGTCCCAACGACCCTCCGCAACGCCGTTCACGAGTGCGAGGAAGACCTCTCGCGGGCTAAGGGGTCGACCCATGGGATTCTCCTATACGATCCGGAGTGTCGACTCCGATTATATGGAGTCGACACTCCGGATATCAAGCGGACGAAGGAACGATGAGTACCTCAGGCATGGGCCAGACCGGCGGCCGGCGGGTGCGACGCGTCGATGCGCAGGCCAACCGCGGCCGCATCCTGGACGTCGCCGAAGAGGTCTTCGGCAAGGGCGGCGAGTCCGCGTCGACGGAGGAGGTGGCCCGCCTGGCCGGGGTCGGCATCGCCACGGTCTTCCGCCACTTCCCCACCAAGGCGGCACTGCTGCAGGCCGTTCTCGTCAGGCGGTTCGATCGCCTACGCGAGCAGGCCGAAGCATTGCTCGACACCACGGATCCCGGCACCGCGTTCTTCGACTTCTATCGCCACCTCGTCGCTGACGCGGCAACGAAGATCGCCATAGGCGAGGCACTACTCGACGCCGGCGGTGACAGCGACGGCGAAGCCGCTCAGGCATCCAACGGACTACGCCGAGCCGTCGGCGCACTTCTGCGGCAAGCCCAGCAAGCCGGCGCCGTCCGAGACGACGTCGAACTGCCCGAGGTCTACGCCTTGCTGGTTGCCACATCCCGAGCCGCCGCACACACAGACCTCGACGACGAGGTGAAAGCCCGCGCGCTCGCCATCGTCTTCGACGGCCTCGCGCCCCAACCCGTCACCCGGTCAGGATGACCGCCTGCGGCACCAGGCTGACGGACGCGCCGGTGGCGCTGGTGACGCGCACCGCGCCGGCCACCGTACGTACCGGCGTGAGTGTCTGGCGCTCCGGTCCCGCGGCGGTGTTGAGCACCGGGTCGGCCGGCGGCTTCGAGTCCGGCGGGAACACGGCCAGCCGGGCGGGGCCGTCGCTCGACGCGCTGACCGCGAGCAGGACCGCGGTGACGCGGTCGGCCGGTACGCCGTCGATGCCGGCCGGCGGGATCACGGTCACGTCGGTCTGCTTGCCCGCCACCACCGGTACCGGCTCCCCCGCGCCGGGCTTGACCGGAACCACCAGGCCGGCGACCTGGCTCGCCGCCCCCTCGCCGGTGACGTACCCGACGAGGTTGGCGGTGAGCAGCTCGCCCGCCTGATAGTGCAGGCTGACCTTGCCGTCGGTCACCGGCACGACCAGGAAGCCTTCCCTGGTACGGTCGGCGCCGCTGGTCGCCATCCAGAACACCCGTTGATCGAGCTTCTTCGCGCTGTCACCGAGCGCGACGAACCCGCCCCGACGGCCCACGTCCGCCGAGATGTGCAGCAGGGCCGCCCCGATCGTGCCCGCCTTGCGCACCGCCGGTACCCGGGACAGGTCGATCGTGGCGTCCTTGCCGTCGGTGTCGGGCACGAGACGCAGCACCTGGGTGGGTGGGACGACGACGATCCGCCCGGACGTCGCCTCCTCCACGGGCTGAAACGCGCCGACCAGGTTCACCAGCAGGTGCCCGCCGCCACCGGTACGCGCCAGCGCTTCGCCGTCGGAGCCGACGCCGACCACGATCGTCGCGCTGCGCTGGGCCCGCGCCGCGGGCACCCGCAGCGCCGTGACCTGACCGGCCTGGGTGTCGATGGTGACGGCGCCGGGACCGGTCGCCGCGGTCAGCGACACCTCCAGCAACAGCGCACTGGCGCCCGCCGGGAGCGC
Coding sequences within:
- a CDS encoding sugar phosphate isomerase/epimerase family protein; this translates as MDAAGVRIASHLPLYRWSGPDEEERQAAVRYWKRAIQITVDLDCRVMNSEFNGRPEQASRSEGMFWRSMEELLPHFEREGVQLRLEPHPDDFVEDGLVAVDMVRGINSPLVSFLYCAPHTFHMGGNLVQIMEHAGPLMTHLHLADSFDHTASSGLRYIVNPPGSTARVHQHLDIGQGEVDWAAFFGTLDRLGFADGADNVMTSCVFAWEDRARESATFMRKTIDELIC
- a CDS encoding Gfo/Idh/MocA family oxidoreductase, which encodes MSGSVRVGVVGTGMIGQDHIRRITQVLSGADVTAVTDLSADLAQQVAAGLKDATVHATGQDVIGNENVDAVLVTSWGPTHEEYVLAGIAAGKPVFCEKPLATTQRACRNIIDAEVAAGRRLVQVGFMRRYDDAYRGLKNVIEAGTIGAPLMYYSGHRNPGVPDSYTTDMAIVDTAVHDFDVARWLLAEEFTGVQVLAPRRNRHGGDLQDPLLMILETTSGVLVSVETSVNIRYGYDIRGEVVGEDGTAALADRGQVVLRRGGTASGAVPQDWRERFIDAYDSELQDWINAVSAGAGATGPSSWDGYAAQVVCDAAVDALHSGERVAVDLIEKPAIYAGGQHP
- a CDS encoding TIM barrel protein; amino-acid sequence: MTDLSKLRLGTAPDSWGVWFPSDPHQVTWDAYLDEIARVGYVHTELGPQGFLPQDPVRLKEELAARGLTVCGGTVFAGLHKGKEALAAAIVAFSQEARLLAALGAEYLVHLPEQYTDMRTGAATQAGDIDPEQWTNLVTGTDVLAKVIYEQYGVKLVFHPHVDTHVDTQVRIERFLSDTDPALVNLCLDTGHVAYCEGDNIEIIERFPERITYVHLKQVDPVVRARALAENLPLSDAVKLGVMCEPPYGEPDMPPLLDALGRLDRELFAVIEQDLYPVEPHIPLPIGARTAGYYVGCGLGPVRRWPY
- a CDS encoding ATP-binding cassette domain-containing protein, with protein sequence MSKRYGPNTVLDDVSIEIGRGEVVGLLGDNGAGKSTLVKIMSGVLSMSSGSYYWDGEELGRVTRPETERRGVETIFQDSALVPTMSITRNIFAGRELTNRLGFLKLKKMDEIATEILDSVVSIEGIKSAKQLVGSLSGGQAQAVAIARAVHFKRSLLILDEPTSALAVRATEALLSYLVALKAEGVSSLLVTHNLHHAYKVCDRHIVMNHGRKILDVRRDETSVEELTAAVVEGAEGVRRHREGKPL
- a CDS encoding ABC transporter permease, whose product is MTITLGRLKENAYYLRGRGALEISIVYGAILLAFVTAALVSPAEFPFLNENNLSGVLSQSIPVLGILAIGAGVLMIAGEFDLSIGAVIGLSAVVFIRTANEYGWPIAFVAAVASAVAIAVVNGLIVVLTGIPSFIATLGMAFFWTGASIFVNGLTPAVFAPGVRTDTLVSLFAGDYGYFRSQIVWLLLIGVAAWFLLHRHRLGNKIYAVGGNVAAAKAVSIKPNVVKLQAFAFMGLMTGTASVLIAVRTSGMQPATTEEYTLLAIAAAVVGSCSLTGGKGTIFGMIVGAALIRTIENGLIIGKAPGFYVQLFVGVSIVIAAVFNKLMEGKAT
- a CDS encoding substrate-binding domain-containing protein gives rise to the protein MTTSRSRWRRVAAGVGTAALLLLASACSDTAESADGTGLKDGLGSRAQNRAAYFFTFYNPSADAFWNQMVSGAKDAAQLGRLTITDQTAEGDTGKMTDLIGAAIATKPAAVFVPFNDPAWENAACEADKAGIAVFAFNVPPADAAKSCVKAFVGQNFFEVGALVGERLVKEVSLQAGDKVLCPAEEPQQQYAIQRGGGVESVLKQAGVKCTYLRTSGADEQALNALTTWLGANKDVKAVVPLGGTPHRNLVAAEDAAGVKAPIVGFDTSPQVIEGIKSGRIIATADQQGYIQGFQTVMQAALFLDFGLSPANINSGGNSLIDKSNVELLEKSDLQGVRW
- a CDS encoding PH domain-containing protein, whose product is MAQQVIHDRREQLRQIQSGLLDGEDVIAVYDAVGTGTGFIGLTTRRVIIQDKSFMGKKFAITSIPYSKITSVSVVSNKSWGGEFFSTGAIAINVGTHTYEVEFRGAQKAHHVHNVILHYIS
- a CDS encoding nuclear transport factor 2 family protein, whose protein sequence is MGRPLSPREVFLALVNGVAEGRWDELPWLYAEQTHVMHPFDPRRAPALRTRDELREHFRPTGASPRLHRRAANITIHETADPEVIVAEFEYQGTVADTGEPFVLPGIFVLRVRDGEIVSSRDYFDHLTAARIRGQLDGLVAAVNAAPTPST
- a CDS encoding TetR/AcrR family transcriptional regulator; translated protein: MGQTGGRRVRRVDAQANRGRILDVAEEVFGKGGESASTEEVARLAGVGIATVFRHFPTKAALLQAVLVRRFDRLREQAEALLDTTDPGTAFFDFYRHLVADAATKIAIGEALLDAGGDSDGEAAQASNGLRRAVGALLRQAQQAGAVRDDVELPEVYALLVATSRAAAHTDLDDEVKARALAIVFDGLAPQPVTRSG